Below is a genomic region from Ignavibacteria bacterium.
AACCGATCTCGGTCCAATCAAAACACCTGTCCCGAATGGTGCGTACATTTTATGAGCAGAAAAAACAATGAAATCAATATGCTGAATATCATTATCCGGTTTGATATCAATCGCACGATGAGGTGCGAGCTGTGCCGCATCAATTAGAATTTTTGCACCGTTTTTGTGGGCAATTTCTGCAATTTCGTGAATTGGATTTATTATGCCTGTTACATTCGCAGCTCCAGTAATTGCGATTAGTTTAAGTCTTTCCTTGTATTTCTCAACTTTTTTATTCAAATCATTCAAATCAAGCGAGCCGTCTTTATTAATTCCAGAATGGATGACCGATGCAAATTTTCTCCATGGCAAATCGTTCGAGTGATGATCCATTAGAGAACAGATTACTACGTCCTCCTTAGAAAGATTTAATCTATACGCGAGTTTATTCACCCCATCAGTGGTGTTCTTGCCGAAAATTACAGTATTGGTTGACAAATCTGCTCTCACAAAATCTGCTACGATTTTTCTTGAATCATCGTATGCTTTTGTTGCGATAAGCGATTTTATTCCCGCTCCGCGATGTACACCAGAATACCATTCAAGGATTTCATCTACTGAGCTCTTAACAAACGAAAAAGTTGGCGTGCTTGCTGCGTTATCGAAAAAAATGTACTGCTTCTCAGTTCCATCGAGAACTGTAACTTTTTTGTTAATACCAATCAGATGATCTCGAATGTTATAAATGTTAATCTGAGGATTCGACTTATTGGTCATTAGATTTCTGTCATTAAGCTCATAAGAAGTTGTACAAAGATAAAAATAAATGAAGACTTCTAAAATCAGTTTGATCAGGATTCAAATGAAAAAAAGTAAGCTACTAGGTTTAATTACCTTCTTGAGTTACACACTTAGACACCCAAAATAAAGGTTTTTTTATCTCAAAATTTTTTGCCTAATAAATAAGTTTTTCGGGTGTGTTTTAGCTTTAGTAACAAATGCCCCCGCATAATAGAGATTAACCTTACTACCTTACCCAAACTACCTTACCCAAGTATTAACCTATTTGTAAAATATTTCGTGGGATTATTTTCAACTATGTAAGATTATGTTTGAATATAAATTGTTGTCAAAACTTTTTTTCCGAATTAAATTTTTGTCGATTAATTGTGACATAATTCTACCTGCCCGCTGATCTCAATCTAAAGAAGCAATCTGGTATAAATCTTGTGTAACTTCAGTAAGTGATAATTATTGTCATATTTTATTTAATCATTTAGTATTTTTGCCTCACAAAGTTTAATAAAGTAGAGAGGCTCTAATGAAAAAACTACTCACTTTTGGTATCATTTTAATTTTTTCGACCATTGTAAATTCACAAACACTTATTCAAGTTGTCAATTTACCTAATAACACATTTTTTAACAGTGGATACGGTTTAGTTTATGCTAATGGCAAATACTGGATTTCAAGCGGATCTTCTTCTGTGGGAAAGGGAATTTGGTACGGGTTGAATGCAAATGGCAATATTTCTGATACAGTCACGGTTAAGAATTATCCGGCACTAAGTTATTCTCAAGGATTAGCTTTTGACGGAACAAATTTCTGGTACGTCGAAAGAAAAACTGCAAGATGTGACCTATTCAAAATCTCCCCTGATGGTTCTGTACTCGATTCCATTCCTATCGCTTCGGCGGGTGGGACAACTTCCTGGTATTTAGGCGGCGCTGCATGGGATGGAACAGGTCTATGGGTATCACTATATTCACCTGATGCTTCTGTAGCAATTTATAAAATCAATACGACCACTAAAACAATTGTCGATACAATTGTTTCACAGCAGTTACAACCAACCGGAGTAACCGTAAAAGGAGATACTCTTTTTTATGTGAATGATGGTTTTCAAGGATCTGATAAAATCTATGCCTACAAAATTTCATCGAAAGAATTTTTATATTCATTCGATCCACCAGAAACTCCAGGTCAAAGACAAAATCCCCGCGGCTTAGCATGGGATGGAAGTCATTTTTGGTTAATGGCAGAACCGGTTGGTGCTTCGAGCGGACGGCAATTATTTAAATATGACCTAGGCGGAAGCGGGACGCCACAAATAAGTGTTCCAACAAAGTTTTTCGATTTTGGGGATGTGCAAATTGGAACATCTGGGCAGATCACTGCTTCAATCCAGAATATAGGTACAGCTTCGCTTCAAATAGACAGTGTTCAATTAGTTTATTCGAATCGATTTACAACTAATATAACTACTCCAACTTCGATACCTGCAAGCGGTTCACTAAGTTTCAATGTGAATTTTACTCCTTTGGTTTATGGAAACGACAGTGCTCACGTTATGATTTACCACAGCGATTTTGCCCGCGGTCCGCAAACAATCAGAGTTGTTGGAAGAGGAGTTTTCTCAAATGCAATTATATCTGTTCCGGCTTCAAATAATTTCGGGACAAAAAGAGTAAACAGCACAAACCTTTGGTACTTAAAAATTCAAAACCTTGGTTCACAGACTTTAACTGTTAGTTCCGCAACATTTGCTACATCAAATTTTTATGTTGATCCTGGAACTTTTCCTATATCAGTTTCTCCTGTAAGTTCAAAATATATTAAAGTGTGGTTCAAACCGATTTCTGCAACAACTTTCAACGACTCAATTATATTTACAAGTAATGCATCGAACGCTTCGGAAGGGAAAACATTACTTTCCGGAAGCGGTAATGCAGCTGCGACTCAATTAGGAGAAACATTCTGGTTAAAAACCATTCCCGATCATCCAAATTCAAATACCTCTCGAAATGTTAAAGGAGTTCGTGCAATCGGTGATATTTCTGGCGACGGAAAGCCTGACATAATAGTTTGTACTGAAAATTATTGGACGGTTGCATTGAACGGTAACTCTTCAGGCGACAATGATACTCTCTGGTCATTTAATACATACATATCCAATTACAGTGCTGGTTCAATTGGAACAGCCGGCGATTATTCGTATCAAAAAGCTCTTGCTATTGCAAGCGATTTAAATAATGATGGATTTAACGATGTTGTTATAGGAACCGGAGGAGGAAACGAAACGGTTTATGCAATTAATGGAAAAACTGGTGCGATGCTTTGGAAATTTGGAACAGACCATCCTGATAGTTTTTCTCTTGGAGATATGACTGGTGTCGATGCTGCCATGGATTTCAATAATGACGGCGTTCCAGATATCATTGCTGCATCAAGCGCTACGCAGACCGGCGGTATTGGCGGCAGAAGAAGTGTTTATCTATTCAATGGAGTTAATGGTAATATAATTTGGCAAAGAGAAATTGGCGGCTTTACTCACGGCGTAACTTCTATCGCTGATTTAAATAATGATAATATCCCGGATGTAATTGCTTCAGTCGGTGAACCAGCATATAAGTTTGTTGCATACAGCGGTGCGAATGGAAGCACAATATGGGATTACCCACTCGGTACAGCGAGCGGAAAAGAAGTGCTTGTCTTTCCAAAGCCTGCAGGACAAAAACCTGATGTAATACTCGGTGCATTTTGGGGACCGATTTATAGAGTTAATGGACAAACTGGGGCAACTGTTTGGACATTCTCCACCGGTGGAAGCGCTCCAACGCAAATGAAAATATTAAAAGATGTTACTGGCGACGGAGTTCCTGAAATTATTGTGTCACTGCTTGGCGGTGGTGTATGGTGCATCAATGGTGCAACTGGCGTTTATGTCTGGACTCAATCGACCGGTAATACAATGGGAATAACAGACGCGCCTGACCTTAATGGTGATGGAATTGATGAAGTTGCTGCCGCAGTTCAAAACCAAGGAACCTATATTTACAAGGGAAGCAATGGTGAGCAAATGGCATTCTACACTTTTGGCGGAAGCACACAAACCCGTGAAGTCGCTGCTGTTCCTGATATAGATGGCAACGGCTCATTTGAGATTATCGCAGGTTCAAATCTCGGAAACGTAGTTTTAATTTCAGGCGGAACTAGTGCGGTAGTTTCTCCTTCTGTTACTGTTAATTCACCAAATGGTGGGGAGACTTGGTACGTTGGGCAATCGAAAAATATAACATGGACAAGTCAAGTCATAACAAATGTTAAAATAGAACTCACAACAAACAACGGCACTATTTGGTCGACAATAATTGCAAGCACTCCTGCGTCAAATGGAAGCTATGCGTGGACAGTAACCAACACACCTTCAGCTCAATGCAAAGTGAGAATAAGTGATGCTTCAAATGCTGCGACTAACGATGAAAGCAATTCCACTTTCACAATTTCATCTCAATTATGCAAAGATCTTAATGTGGCTGCGGGATGGAATATGATAGCTATTCCATTAAATGCTTCAAACATGACCAAGACTGGGCTTTTCCCAACTGCGACCTCGCCTGCATATGGATATTCAAATGGGTATATAACCTCTGATACACTTACACCAAGTAAAGGATATTGGCTAAAATTTGCCTCACCAGAGTTAATTACAATATGTGGAACTCCAGTTGGTTCAACTACGGTTCCGGTTGTACTAGGATGGAATTTAATTGGAGTTTACGATACAGACGTTCCAGTGAGTGGAGTAACTTCTACTCCAAGTGGCATTATTGCATCACAATTTTATGGATACAGCGCCGGCTACTTTACACCAACGACTTTGAATTTTGGCAAAGGTTATTGGATAAAGGTCAGCCAGAGTGGAACATTGAATCTGCCTACGTTAACGAGCAAAAATGCGGAGTTCGAAATGCGCAGTGCGGAATTGGAAAAATTTAGTAAACTGATTGTTAAAGATTCTGACGGAAATGAAACGACGTTATATCTGACAAAAGATGAAATTTGCGGCAGCAGATACGAACTTCCTCCAATTCCACCAAGCGGTGTATTTGATGCGAGATTTTCATCAGATAGATTGGTTGAAAACATAATCAATGGAAGTAAAGAACTTTCTATTAGTACGCTTGCTTATCCAGTAAAGATAAAAGTCGAAGGAACTCAAATCAGAGTAAAAGATATTGTCTCCGGAAAAATTATTGACGCAATGCTGAATGACGGAGAAGAAGTTATAATCGAAAACAATAAGCTAAATAAATTCTCAATTGAATCGATTGAGCTTCCGGCAAAATTTGAGTTAATGCAGAATTATCCGAATCCCTTTAATC
It encodes:
- a CDS encoding aminotransferase class V-fold PLP-dependent enzyme, whose protein sequence is MTNKSNPQINIYNIRDHLIGINKKVTVLDGTEKQYIFFDNAASTPTFSFVKSSVDEILEWYSGVHRGAGIKSLIATKAYDDSRKIVADFVRADLSTNTVIFGKNTTDGVNKLAYRLNLSKEDVVICSLMDHHSNDLPWRKFASVIHSGINKDGSLDLNDLNKKVEKYKERLKLIAITGAANVTGIINPIHEIAEIAHKNGAKILIDAAQLAPHRAIDIKPDNDIQHIDFIVFSAHKMYAPFGTGVLIGPRSVFEEGDPEFVGGGTVNIVTEREVHWTHLPDKEEAGTPNLIGAVALASAMKVLDEIGMDKVEKHEIELTKYAYDKITKIPEINILGPSKFISYKDKLGVLTFNVDRMHNSLVASILCFEGGIGVRDGCFCAHPYIKHLLGVTEEESKDMIKNIQAGDRMNLPGAVRASFGIYNTIDEIDLFLEMLHRIVKKDFKGKYIQDKITGAYFPEGFEVDYQKYFSLV
- a CDS encoding choice-of-anchor D domain-containing protein; translated protein: MKKLLTFGIILIFSTIVNSQTLIQVVNLPNNTFFNSGYGLVYANGKYWISSGSSSVGKGIWYGLNANGNISDTVTVKNYPALSYSQGLAFDGTNFWYVERKTARCDLFKISPDGSVLDSIPIASAGGTTSWYLGGAAWDGTGLWVSLYSPDASVAIYKINTTTKTIVDTIVSQQLQPTGVTVKGDTLFYVNDGFQGSDKIYAYKISSKEFLYSFDPPETPGQRQNPRGLAWDGSHFWLMAEPVGASSGRQLFKYDLGGSGTPQISVPTKFFDFGDVQIGTSGQITASIQNIGTASLQIDSVQLVYSNRFTTNITTPTSIPASGSLSFNVNFTPLVYGNDSAHVMIYHSDFARGPQTIRVVGRGVFSNAIISVPASNNFGTKRVNSTNLWYLKIQNLGSQTLTVSSATFATSNFYVDPGTFPISVSPVSSKYIKVWFKPISATTFNDSIIFTSNASNASEGKTLLSGSGNAAATQLGETFWLKTIPDHPNSNTSRNVKGVRAIGDISGDGKPDIIVCTENYWTVALNGNSSGDNDTLWSFNTYISNYSAGSIGTAGDYSYQKALAIASDLNNDGFNDVVIGTGGGNETVYAINGKTGAMLWKFGTDHPDSFSLGDMTGVDAAMDFNNDGVPDIIAASSATQTGGIGGRRSVYLFNGVNGNIIWQREIGGFTHGVTSIADLNNDNIPDVIASVGEPAYKFVAYSGANGSTIWDYPLGTASGKEVLVFPKPAGQKPDVILGAFWGPIYRVNGQTGATVWTFSTGGSAPTQMKILKDVTGDGVPEIIVSLLGGGVWCINGATGVYVWTQSTGNTMGITDAPDLNGDGIDEVAAAVQNQGTYIYKGSNGEQMAFYTFGGSTQTREVAAVPDIDGNGSFEIIAGSNLGNVVLISGGTSAVVSPSVTVNSPNGGETWYVGQSKNITWTSQVITNVKIELTTNNGTIWSTIIASTPASNGSYAWTVTNTPSAQCKVRISDASNAATNDESNSTFTISSQLCKDLNVAAGWNMIAIPLNASNMTKTGLFPTATSPAYGYSNGYITSDTLTPSKGYWLKFASPELITICGTPVGSTTVPVVLGWNLIGVYDTDVPVSGVTSTPSGIIASQFYGYSAGYFTPTTLNFGKGYWIKVSQSGTLNLPTLTSKNAEFEMRSAELEKFSKLIVKDSDGNETTLYLTKDEICGSRYELPPIPPSGVFDARFSSDRLVENIINGSKELSISTLAYPVKIKVEGTQIRVKDIVSGKIIDAMLNDGEEVIIENNKLNKFSIESIELPAKFELMQNYPNPFNPSTTIRFALPIESKVTLSIYNILGEKVVELINQQIEAGYHQVKFNAHNLASGTYIYGIQIGDFINSKKMLIVK